From a single Apium graveolens cultivar Ventura chromosome 2, ASM990537v1, whole genome shotgun sequence genomic region:
- the LOC141708932 gene encoding uncharacterized protein LOC141708932: MEIVSYNSQAVAKEEPIVSIFVKAVVVDSVLAAQKAFLCFLVLAEVLLKNEDRLLDLIGGDQRFPVDELHRRKHPEPENVDGSDTEDDDEDDDDAEQDDDEGDEDFSGEEGGEDDEEGDPEEDPVANGNGGSDDEDDGDDEDGDDDEDGDDDEDEEDEDDEDEEDAPPAKKRK; encoded by the exons ATGGAGATTGTGTCTTATAACTCTCAAGCAGTGGCTAAGGAGGAGCCAATTGTATCTATTTTTGtcaaagctgtggtggttgactCTGTTTTGGCTGCTCAAAAGGCCTTTCTTTGCTTTCTTGTGCTG GCAGAAGTCCTACTGAAGAATGAAGACAGGTTACTGGATTTGATTGGAGGTGATCAAAG GTTTCCAGTGGATGAGCTGCACAGAAGGAAACACCCTGAACCTGAAAATGTAGATGGAAGTGATACGGAAGATGacgatgaagatgatgatgatgcGGAACAggatgatgatgaaggagatgAAGATTTCTCAGGTGAAGAGGGAGGAGAGGATGACGAAGAGGGagatccagaggaggatccaGTGGCTAACGGGAATGGTGGTAGTGATGACGAAGATGACGGTGACGACGAGGACGGTGACGATGATGAGGACGGTGACGATGATGAGGACGAAGAAGATGAGGACGACGAGGATGAGGAGGACGCACCACCAGCTAAGAAGAGAAAGTAA
- the LOC141704643 gene encoding uncharacterized protein LOC141704643, which produces MDLNKTCPKDHYPLPSIDQLIDATAGYEVLSFLDAFSSYHQIAMNDEDVPKTVFITPKGTYAYIKMPFGLQNAGATFQRMVNKVFKEQIGRNMEAYVDDMIVKSLFQDHTEDLKECFETLRKNNMIINPKKCTFRVSSGKFLGYMDLSPDEQLIRIPGKWKLFIDGSVAGKKCGVGLILSNPEGFEICQAIRFDFPLTNNEAEYEALLAGMELARSLEAKHLRVFSDSMMVVKHFTGEYEQRDPRTKAYAAKVQDASLSFETFELNQIGRENNARADVLSRVASAETQNLTSSIYLIPPDRREVLKIKYRASNYTIINGRMYRRSVSQPLLQCLKIEEQRQALEAVHEGICGEHLAGRSLAFKILRQGFFWPILKADANNYAKRCVQCQLFATVPKQPPEEMTSVLSPIPFAVWAVDIVGILPKSTRQAKYCIIALDYMTKWVEARPLCHYRRSSIEVLLGTNYSPVRDSEGLHL; this is translated from the exons ATGGATCTCAATAAAACATGCCCGAAGGATCATTATCCCTTGCCCAGCATCGACCAACTGATAGACGCCACGGCAGGATATGAGGTACTTAGTTTTTTGGATGCTTTTTCTAGTTATCATCAAATTGCTATGAATGATGAGGATGTGCCCAAGACAGTGTTCATAACTCCGAAGGGGACTTATGCTTATATTAAAATGCCCTTCGGACTGCAGAACGCTGGAGCCACATTCCAACGAATGGTGAACAAGGTCTTTAAAGAGCAGATCGGAAGGAACATGGAAGCATATGTGGATGATATGATTGTAAAATCACTGTTCCAAGATCATACCGAAGACTTAAAAGAATGCTTTGAAACGCTCCGAAAGAACAACATGATAATTAATCCAAAAAAATGTACCTTCAGAGTCTCTAGTGGCAAGTTTCTTGGTTACATG GATCTTTCACCCGACGAACAACTAATCCGAATCCCAGGGAAGTGGAAACTTTTTATAGATGGGTCGGTAGCCGGAAAAAAGTGTGGGGTCGGCTTAATTCTCTCCAACCCCGAAGGATTCGAGATATGCCAGGCCATAAGATTCGACTTTCCTTTGACGAACAATGAAGCCGAGTACGAAGCGCTCCTCGCAGGGATGGAGCTGGCCCGAAGCCTTGAGGCGAAGCATCTAAGGGTCTTCAGCGACTCCATGATGGTTGTGAAACACTTCACGGGGGAATATGAGCAAAGAGATCCCCGAACGAAAGCCTATGCTGCCAAGGTACAAGATGCTTCTTTGTCatttgaaacctttgaactaaaTCAAATTGGCAGAGAGAACAATGCTAGGGCAGACGTTCTTTCCAGGGTAGCTTCGGCCGAGACACAGAACCTAACTAGTTCTATTTACCTCATACCTCCGGACCGAAGGGAAGTGCTAAAAATTAAATACAGAGCATCGAACTACACAATCATTAATGGGCGGATGTATCGCCGGTCAGTCAGTCAACCCCTTCTGCAATGTTTAAAAATCGAAGAACAACGACAGGCTCTGGAGGCGGTGCATGAAGGAATTTGCGGCGAGCACCTGGCCGGTCGGTCCCTCGCCTTTAAAATTCTCCGACAGGGATTCTTCTGGCCCATTCTGAAGGCCGATGCCAACAACTATGCAAAAAGATGTGTACAGTGCCAGCTGTTCGCCACTGTCCCAAAACAGCCCCCAGAAGAGATGACTTCGGTACTAAGTCCCATTCCGTTCGCCGTATGGGCCGTGGATATTGTGGGCATTCTCCCAAAAAGCACAAGGCAAGCAAAATACTGCATAATTGCCCTCGACTACATGACCAAGTGGGTCGAAGCACGACCTCTCTGCCATTACCGAAGAAGCAGCATAGAAGTTCTTCTTGGGACAAATTATTCTCCGGTTCGGGATTCCGAAGGTCTGCATCTCTGA
- the LOC141704649 gene encoding uncharacterized protein LOC141704649 has protein sequence MIYDTPGVPEGYGGCAVGVSEAAFKCGLVKNPKSPDFYTIARRAGRPDWTTTNSSNKATHTHWCYVSGPRLAAMSVWLDVNPSMLLMPSLTLEEKENYTALVDVRVKKLGPAEFRDKDWLFSLWGGVSSREALIERKKARAAEKRAAEEAAKKKAAEQRATPDPSEETGERASPPRQSRAASEAEEGDDLEYMGDGNPSKRTRNQEGIVRSYLPGWGVLTSDHIVYPARQSTKEVASDLCHDLQLPVDLPIFASASATEACTELLSFLSLATPWAAAVEDKVQDMETRMAEVKEPERRATAAEEELVRVKAQNEVLDGEATVLKEDKSQLENELEKANRRISHRNVQLKRSRKEFRKKQKQLDRTEERCFQFGADYVLEKAHGLNWDYKQLLDDNLEDPIGQPAVEAPHVSSGEDEELSDEDPQA, from the exons ATGATCTACGATACTCCCGGGGTGCCGGAGGGATACGGAGGCTGTGCCGTAGGGGTTTCAGAGGCGGCCTTTAAGTGTGGCCTAGTG AAGAACCCGAAGAGTCCCGATTTTTACACCATCGCTCGGCGAGCGGGGCGACCTGATTGGACGACGACCAACTCGAGTAACAAGgccactcacactcattggtgtTATGTGAGTGGTCCGCGGTTGGCTGCCATGTCGGTATGGCTCGATGTAAATCCATCGATGCTTCTTATGCCGAGCCTGACCCTGGAGGAGAAGGAGAATTACACGGCGTTGGTGGACGTTCGTGTTAAGAAGTTGGGTCCCGCAGAGTTTCGGGACAAGGACTGGCTCTTCAGCTTGTGGGGTGGGG TGTCTTCAAGAGAGGCTTTGATTGAGAGGAAAAAGGCCAGGGCGGCCGAGAAGAGGGCTGCCGAGGAGGCGGCGAAGAAGAAGGCTGCCGAACAGAGGGCTACGCCGGATCCTTCGGAGGAAACGGGGGAGAGGGCTTCTCCGCCCCGCCAATCTCGTGCGGCTTCTGAGGCCGAGGAAGGGGACGATCTGGAGTATATGGGAGATGGGAACCCTTCCAAGCGGACCCGGAACCAGGAGGGGATCGTGCGTTCCTATCTCCCAGGGTGGGGTGTGCTAACGTCCGATCATATTGTGTACCCGGCCCGACAATCCACAAAGGAGGTGGCTTCGGACTTGTGCCATGACCTCCAGCTTCCGGTCGATCTTCCGATCTTCGCTTCGGCTTCTGCTACCGAGGCCTGTACGGAGCTTCTGTCCTTCCTGTCCCTG GCTACTCCTTGGGCCGCAGCCGTGGAGGACAAAGTTCAGGACATGGAGACTCGGATGGCCGAGGTGAAGGAGCCGGAGAGGAGGGCCACAGCGGCCGAGGAGGAACTTGTAAGGGTGAAAGCCCAGAACGAGGTCCTGGATGGGGAGGCCACCGTGCTGAAGGAGGACAAGTCCCAGTTGGAGAATGAACTGGAGAAGGCGAACCGGAGGATCTCCCACCGGAACGTTCAGCTGAAGAGGTCCCGAAAGGAGTTTCGGAAGAAGCAGAAGCAGCTGGACCGGACGGAGGAGCGCTGCTTCCAGTTCGGCGCTGACTATGTCCTGGAGAAGGCCCATGGCCTGAACTGGGACTATAAGCAGTTGCTGGACGACAACCTGGAGGATCCTATCGGCCAACCAGCAGTTGAAGCCCCTCATGTCTCCTCTGGAGAAGATGAAGAGCTCTCGGATGAAGACCCTCAGGCCTAA
- the LOC141708933 gene encoding protein PHOX1-like, with protein sequence MVRQRGRNNNQKKSGAGEETNNLNSKLSKISKINTKDYDEDTRVFILISQELKEEGHKIFQNKDYEGALFKYEKALKLLPQNHIDVSYLRTNMASCYMQMGLSEYPLAIHECNLALQVTPKYTKALLKRARCYEALNELQYAQGDVDAVLKMEPNNLMATEISNRLKLNTERECLKASDLETDSVPAYLEPSSSLPLTSSKESSHMKSDKVKEQIDDNVKEKGGRGKDVEELRENKTRDKFVMEEKAEVKMKENKAEEKLVVDENKAEEKLVVDENKAEERPKENKNEDKLVLEKDKVGDENEKKIEDKLVVQETISNFAEEKSERRIKLVYGEDIRWAEVPIDCSILTLRDIIRDRFLSSKAVLVKYRDHEGDLITITTDEELKWAEAAADQGSLRLYVVDVSPEQDPLFKKVKKNEESYKHHTDHSDISANGDVAIGKEVRGRQSCIDDWIVQFAEMFKNYVGFSSDAYLDLNEFGMKVYAEAMEETVTSEEAQEIFDTASEKFQEMASLALFNWGNVHMSRARKKVYFTEEDSKESAFAQVRNAYNWAQDEFSKAGNRYEEALRIKPDFYEGVLALGLQQFECAKLSWYYAVAKKDDLDIWPSTDVIQLYNCAEENMEKGIQMFEESEQNRLSKLSKANKLSDSDGFTEDITMDEAAWLAAHMRSRINILWGTMLYERSNMEYKLGLPVWQESLEVAVEKFELAGASPTDVAVMIKNHSSNGTALEGLGFNIDEIIQAMNEMHEAKKWQSGIPSFRLQPLLRRRSLSLYHALEHY encoded by the exons ATGGTCAGACAGCGAGGTAGAAATAATAATCAGAAGAAGAGTGGTGCGGGAGAAGAAACAAACAATTTGAACTCGAAACTCAGTAAAATTAGTAAGATCAACACAAAAGACTACGATGAGGACACGAGAGTGTTCATTTTGATTTCGCAAGAGCTGAAGGAAGAAGGACACAAAATTTTCCAGAATAAGGACTATGAAGGAGCACTTTTCAAGTATGAAAAGGCTCTAAAGTTGCTTCCGCAAAACCACATAGATGTATCATATCTGAGAACCAACATGGCTTCCTGCTATATGCAGATGGGTCTCAGTGAGTATCCCTTAGCGATTCATGAGTGCAATTTGGCTCTTCAAGTAACACCTAAGTATACTAAAGCTCTCTTGAAGAGAGCTAGGTGTTATGAGGCCTTGAATGAATTGCAATATGCGCAGGGAGACGTTGATGCAGTACTTAAGATGGAGCCAAACAATTTGATGGCGACGGAGATTTCAAATAGGCTAAAATTAAATACTGAGAGAGAATGTTTGAAGGCCAGTGATTTAGAGACTGATTCTGTTCCAGCCTATCTTGAACCTAGTTCTTCTTTGCCTTTAACCAGTTCGAAAGAGAGTTCACACATGAAAAGTGATAAAGTGAAGGAACAGATAGACGACAATGTTAAAGAGAAAGGAGGGCGTGGGAAGGATGTGGAAGAACTCAGGGAGAATAAGACTCGAGATAAATTTGTTATGGAGGAGAAGGCTGAGGTAAAGATGAAGGAGAATAAAGCTGAAGAAAAATTGGTTGTGGATGAGAATAAAGCTGAAGAAAAATTGGTTGTGGATGAGAATAAAGCTGAGGAAAGACCCAAGGAGAACAAGAATGAAGATAAATTAGTTTTGGAGAAGGACAAGGTTGGGGATGAAAACGAGAAGAAGATCGAAGATAAATTGGTTGTGCAGGAGACAATAAGTAATTTTGCTGAAGAAAAGTCTGAAAGAAGAATAAAATTAGTGTATGGGGAGGATATAAGGTGGGCTGAGGTTCCCATTGATTGCAGTATATTGACATTGAGGGACATCATACGTGATCGATTTCTGAGCTCAAAAGCTGTTCTTGTCAAATACAGGGACCATGAAGGTGATTTGATTACTATTACCACTGACGAAGAACTGAAGTGGGCTGAAGCAGCTGCTGACCAAGGTTCTCTCAGACTGTATGTAGTGGATGTTAGTCCTGAGCAAGATCCGTTATTTAAGAAGGTTAAGAAAAACGAAGAGTCATACAAGCATCATACAGATCACAGCGATATTAGTGCTAATGGAGATGTTGCAATAGGTAAGGAAGTTAGAGGAAGGCAGTCTTGCATTGATGACTGGATTGTGCAGTTTGCTGAGATGTTCAAGAACTATGTCGGATTCAGTTCAGATGCATATTTGGATCTCAATGAGTTTGGAATGAAGGTGTACGCGGAGGCAATGGAGGAAACAGTTACAAGTGAAGAAGCCCAAGAGATTTTCGACACTGCATCAGAAAAGTTCCAAGAGATGGCCTCTCTGGCCTTGTTCAACTGGGGGAATGTTCACATGTCCAGGGCAAGGAAGAAGGTGTACTTCACCGAAGAAGACTCAAAAGAATCTGCATTTGCACAGGTCAGAAATGCATACAATTGGGCACAGGATGAATTCTCAAAAGCAGGAAATAGATATGAAGAAGCACTAAGAATCAAACCTGATTTTTATGAAGGAGTTCTAGCTCTAGGGCTGCAGCAGTTTGAATGTGCTAAACTCTCTTGGTATTATGCAGTTGCCAAGAAAGATGATCTGGACATATGGCCTTCTACAGATGTCATTCAGCTTTATAATTGCGCTGAGGAAAATATGGAAAAGGGCATCCAAATGTTTGAGGAATCAGAGCAGAATCGTTTGTCTAAACTTTCTAAAGCAAATAAGTTATCAGATTCAGATGGATTTACAGAAGATATTACAATGGATGAAGCTGCATGGCTAGCTGCACATATGAGGTCTCGGATAAATATTTTATGGGGCACCATGCTTTATGAAAGATCAAATATGGAATACAAGCTGGGGCTTCCGGTCTGGCAAGAATCTCTAGAAGTTGCAGTTGAAAAGTTTGAGCTTGCTGGAGCCTCTCCAACAGACGTAGCAGTTATGATTAAGAACCATTCTTCCAATGGTACTGCCCTAGAAG GGTTAGGGTTCAACATTGATGAGATTATACAAGCAATGAATGAAATGCATGAAGCAAAGAAATGGCAGAGTGGAATTCCTTCTTTTCGATTACAACCATTACTACGAAGACGTTCTTTGAGCCTCTATCATGCCCTGGAACATTATTGA